Below is a genomic region from Oreochromis niloticus isolate F11D_XX linkage group LG13, O_niloticus_UMD_NMBU, whole genome shotgun sequence.
TGGCGAGGATGCTGCAGCCTGTCCCAGCTCCCACAGAGCGAGAGGCCGGTTACACCCTGGACCACAGCATCACATGACAGCCAAGTTTCTGTAGTTTTACAACAATCTGCACACAGACTGTACTGATGGCCAGGGCCCCGCTACGTGCCTAGCCTTGGATTTCACCTCCTCATCAGTAGCGAATTGTGAAGTCTTGTTGAACACGTGTGAACTCAGGAGCATGGCTACAGGAACACCGTCAGGGCCAAGCAGCTGTTTGGCCTTCAGCTGCTGATAAATTTGTCCCTTTGCTCCGTATCATCAGTTAGGGATGATGAAGAGCcagcaaaagagaaaaacatcccTCAAATCTGaggattgtttttaataatgcctataatttcatttttgttcccTAGAGGTTGCCAGACTATAGCCTGGTATGTGGATAAAACACTACGTTTTAAACTTTACTAGTTTAACATTCTATCAAATGTAAAATGTGGTCACAAATATCCCTTCCTGTTCAAGAACAGGCAGAAAAGTGCTAAGGCTGCAGGTTACTGCAGGTCCCAATGAGAACGACTTGGCTTTTTCATATAAATTGGCTTCACTTCagctttttattctatttttctttattagcTGACAGATTTTGTAATAGCACTGCATTCTGTGGTGtaagcagaatcatctgcagctcaacccGATAAAGACAAAGGAAATGACTGTGGACCAGCTGAGGTCCTTTAACATGTGTAGGGCAACgctctgttgtggccagtgcatCCTCGATGCTGTGACATGCTGGagcagcaggctgagggtcgcagatgccagcAGACTCAATACACTAATCCACAAAGCAGGTAATGCTGTGGGTGTGGAGCCGGACTCTCTAAAGGTGGTGTTGAATAggtggatgttgtccaagattaAGAGATTGCGGAAAAGTATCTCCCACCCACTCCGTGACGTGCtggccagtcacaggagcacgctcAGTGTCATGTTTCTCCTTAATGTAAAACAATGGACTAAGTTATTTAGTACTTTCACTTTTATTAAGGTCTTTGATTTTTTTACCTTGATGTTATTGTCATACACTCCTCCCACAGATGTACATATAGTCCAGTATGACAGAAACATGTGTGCTGTTTGATGTGACTCACAGGATGTGAAGCCAGGGTGACAGTAACTTTAATGAACACAACATTTTATGTTGGTCAAAAAGTATCCCACAGTGTTTCACTGATGCAGAGACGCACCTCCCTTCAAATGTTATTTCATTTGAACTAAAAGTCCAACAGTGCACTGTGATGCTGTCTGCAGACAGTTTAAACACAGCAGTCCCCAGAAGACATGTCCTTTCCAGCTCAGCATCAAGCCTCTCCGTTACTTCAACAGGTGTCTCAGCTGGTCCTGCAGGTTTTTCGAGTGCTCCACACTGGAGGACAGAGGAACAGAACACCGCTTACTACTGAGAAATGCTCCAGCTGTTTCCTCTAAAGCATAAACAGTGCTGTGGTCACACTTACTTCTTCTGAATGGCCTCCTGCCTTagtcacagagagacagagacagagagacttTACAGCAACCAGTTTGAGCAAAAGCCAACAAGTTTCATACGTTACATTAAACATTCATTAAACAGACGAGTGCTACTTACTGGTATTGCAAATGTGTGGTGATAATGGACATTTTTCTCAGGCTCTGGAAGAGATGACGAGAGAGAacaagagcacacacacacacaaacacacagtttttgaCGGCACCTTTGCAAAGATGGAAACAACTCACTCAGCGAACACTAAGTGTAAAATTGTTTTTGAGGATTTTCTTTCTccaataatgaagaacatttcaTGTGATTAGAGAGATTTCCTCTGACCTATCAGATCAGTACTTACATCCTCAGAGTGCAGGATAGCATCCTCCTGAATCACCATGCTTCTTGCTGCTTGACCGAGAAGCTGAAAGAGACGTCCGCAGCAACACAATCGTTACGATTATTTAATCAGTTCTTCAACTGAATAAACAAACCTTTATCACCATAGTAACATCTgacaacagtttattttgtCACAGAAATATCAGGACAGCCGTCTGCAGTTGAAAAACCTTAACCACTCATTGACCCTGCGACAGATGGGCAGCACGTCCAGGGTATACAGCCTGTTGCCCCGTGACAGCTGAGCTTTGCTAAAGCTCCCGACAAACGTGGAAAAGTGGCCTCCCACAGAAAAtcctaaaaacaggaaaactcctTAGGAAAAGGACAGCAGGGTTTCTTTCACTAGGGCAAAAGTCTGTTTATTCCACATTACATTGTATTCTGGGATTTGTATCTCCTCCTGGGATCAAACTGGGGATCAGGCAAACACTATAGTATGGAGTTGTCTGACCCACGGGATCGT
It encodes:
- the borcs7 gene encoding BLOC-1-related complex subunit 7 is translated as MASADSQPRFGQSVKGLLSDKVGSCSGDVIALTRQVLKGSRSQELLGQAARSMVIQEDAILHSEDSLRKMSIITTHLQYQQEAIQKNVEHSKNLQDQLRHLLK